In Nicotiana tabacum cultivar K326 chromosome 19, ASM71507v2, whole genome shotgun sequence, one DNA window encodes the following:
- the LOC107774571 gene encoding serrate RNA effector molecule isoform X1, translating to MAEVMDVPADGLERRRDRERSKENNSVEDPPASSPPPPPPPRRGRDRDSRERRDDRDFDRRGGRGDYYDRNRSPPPPLREREYKRGRPSPSPPPPLPPYRDRRGGYSPPHRRSPPFPPYKRSRRDDYDGGRRGSPRGGFGHGDRRFGYDYQPGYEREMGGRPGYPDERRHGRFAGRSAGGYRGDWGKGRGGFADTFGTGSSQREGLKSYKQFIQELEDDILPAEAERRYQEYKCGYIEAQKRAYFNAHKNEEWLKDKYHPTNLISVIERRNELARKLAKDFLLDLQSGTVDIGPGVTPASANKSGQSSDPNSDEEADEGGKRRRHGRGPTKETDLLSVAPKAHQVSSDPRRVQIDVEQAQALVRKLDSEKGIEDNILSRSDNDRGSRDKSHGSSGPVIIIRGLTSVKGLEGTELLDTLLTYLWRIHGVDYYGTTETNEAKGLRHVRGDGGKTSDATSSGAEWETKLDSHWQDRLKGQDPLELMAAKEKIDAAAAEALDPYVRKIRDEKYGWKYGCGAKGCTKLFHAAEFVHKHLKLKHPDLAVDVTTKVREDLYFQNYMNDENAPGGTPVMLPSMPIEKPLRRRPGLDGRLKDDRGSRRDRDGRANGGERFDLSDNPKSGDFQSNNDGASGGNPDEEMFDTFGGQGIPVAPFPSDMAPPPVLMPVPGAGPLGPFIPAPPDVAMRMMREQGGPGPFEGGRNGMSGPAISGGGPIIALPPAFRQDPRRLRSYQDLDAPEDEVTVIDYRSL from the exons ATGGCCGAAGTAATGGACGTTCCGGCGGACGGCTTAGAGCGCCGCCGTGACCGTGAACGAAGCAAAGAGAACAATTCCGTCGAAGATCCGCCGGCATCTTCTCCGCCTCCTCCTCCTCCGCCGAGGCGTGGCCGCGACAGAGATTCACGGGAACGGAGAGACGACAGAGATTTTGATCGCCGAGGTGGTCGTGGGGACTATTACGACCGTAACCGGTCTCCTCCTCCACCTCTTCGAGAGCGGGAGTACAAACGTGGACGGCCTAGTCCTagccctcctcctcctcttcctccttATCGAGACCGCCGTGGTGGATATTCTCCTCCTCACCGCCGTTCGCCTCCGTTTCCACCTTATAAGCGCTCGCGTAGAGATGACTATGATGGCGGCCGCCGTGGAAGCCCTAGAGGTGGTTTCGGGCACGGTGATCGAAG ATTTGGTTATGACTATCAACCCGGTTATGAGCGTGAGATGGGGGGTAGACCTGGTTATCCTGATGAGAGGCGTCACGGACGATTCGCAGGCCGCTCGGCTGGTGGCTATCGAGGTG ACTGGGGGAAAGGCCGGGGAGGATTTGCAGATACTTTCGGCACAGGGAGCAGTCAAAG AGAGGGATTGAAGTCTTATAAGCAATTCATTCAGGAGCTTGAAGATGATATTTTGCCAGCTGAAGCTGAGCGCAG GTACCAAGAATACAAGTGTGGGTATATAGAAGCACAAAAAAGAGCTTATTTTAATGCACATAAAAATGAAGAATG GTTGAAGGACAAATACCATCCTACAAACTTAATTTCTGTTATTGAAAG GAGGAATGAGCTCGCAAGGAAATTGGCGAAGGATTTCCTACTTGATTTGCAGAGTGGAACTGTAGACAT AGGTCCTGGTGTTACACCTGCTTCTGCAAACAAGTCAGGACAGTCAAGTGACCCAAATTCCGACGAAGAAGCCGATGAAGGTGGGAAACGGAGGCGGCATGGAAGGGGACCCACTAAAGAAACTGATTTACTTTCAGTTGCTCCAAAGGCTCACCAAGTTAGTTCTGATCCCAGAAGAGTCCAGATTGATGTTGAACAAGCACAGGCACTTGTAAGGAAGCTTGACTCGGAGAAAGGAATAGAGGATAACATATTATCTCGATCTGATAATGATAGGGGAAGCAGAGACAAGTCGCATGGTTCCTCTGGCCCTGTTATTATCATAAGGGGCTTAACTTCAGTAAAAGGTCTCGAGGGAACTGAGCTGCTTGATACGCTTCTAACCTATCTGTGGCGCATTCACGGGGTTGATTATTATGGCACAACAGAGACAAATGAAGCTAAGGGTCTTCGGCACGTTAGAGGGGATGGCGGCAAGACTTCTGATGCAACAAGCAGTGGAGCAGAATGGGAAACAAAACTAGATTCGCATTGGCAAGACAGGCTGAAAGGTCAGGATCCTTTGGAGCTAATGGctgcaaaagaaaaaattgatgCAGCTGCTGCTGAAGCCTTAGATCCCTATGTACGTAAGATTAGGGATGAGAAGTATGGCTGGAAATATGGTTGTGGAGCCAAGGGTTGTACAAAGCTCTTCCATGCTGCCGAATTTGTCCATAAACATTTAAAGTTGAAACACCCTGATCTGGCAGTGGATGTTACGACTAAAGTACGTGAAGATTTGTACTTCCAGAACTATATGAA TGATGAAAATGCTCCTGGTGGGACTCCTGTAATGCTGCCATCTATGCCG ATAGAGAAGCCACTAAGGCGCCGGCCTGGGCTAGATGGCCGACTGAAGGATGACAGAGGGAGCCGTAGAGATCGTGATGGTCGAGCTAATGGTGGTGAAAGGTTTGATTTGTCTGACAACCCGAAATCTGGGGATTTTCAATCTAATAATGATGGTGCCAGTGGGGGAAATCCTGATGAAGAAATGTTTGATACTTTTGGTGGACAAGGGATTCCAGTTGCTCCTTTCCCTTCAGATATGGCTCCTCCGCCAGTGTTGATGCCTGTTCCTGGTGCTGG TCCTCTTGGGCCTTTTATTCCCGCGCCTCCTGATGTTGCAATGCGGATGATGCGAGAACAAGGAGGCCCTGGTCCTTTTGAAGGTGGTAGAAATGGGATGTCTGGGCCTGCAATAAGTGGGGGGGGCCCGATAATTGCTTTACCTCCTGCATTTCGACAGGATCCTCGTCGTTTGCGAAG CTATCAAGATCTTGATGCACCTGAGGATGAAGTTACTGTAATAGACTACAGGAGTTTGTAG
- the LOC107774571 gene encoding serrate RNA effector molecule isoform X2, with protein sequence MAEVMDVPADGLERRRDRERSKENNSVEDPPASSPPPPPPPRRGRDRDSRERRDDRDFDRRGGRGDYYDRNRSPPPPLREREYKRGRPSPSPPPPLPPYRDRRGGYSPPHRRSPPFPPYKRSRRDDYDGGRRGSPRGGFGHGDRRFGYDYQPGYEREMGGRPGYPDERRHGRFAGRSAGGYRDWGKGRGGFADTFGTGSSQREGLKSYKQFIQELEDDILPAEAERRYQEYKCGYIEAQKRAYFNAHKNEEWLKDKYHPTNLISVIERRNELARKLAKDFLLDLQSGTVDIGPGVTPASANKSGQSSDPNSDEEADEGGKRRRHGRGPTKETDLLSVAPKAHQVSSDPRRVQIDVEQAQALVRKLDSEKGIEDNILSRSDNDRGSRDKSHGSSGPVIIIRGLTSVKGLEGTELLDTLLTYLWRIHGVDYYGTTETNEAKGLRHVRGDGGKTSDATSSGAEWETKLDSHWQDRLKGQDPLELMAAKEKIDAAAAEALDPYVRKIRDEKYGWKYGCGAKGCTKLFHAAEFVHKHLKLKHPDLAVDVTTKVREDLYFQNYMNDENAPGGTPVMLPSMPIEKPLRRRPGLDGRLKDDRGSRRDRDGRANGGERFDLSDNPKSGDFQSNNDGASGGNPDEEMFDTFGGQGIPVAPFPSDMAPPPVLMPVPGAGPLGPFIPAPPDVAMRMMREQGGPGPFEGGRNGMSGPAISGGGPIIALPPAFRQDPRRLRSYQDLDAPEDEVTVIDYRSL encoded by the exons ATGGCCGAAGTAATGGACGTTCCGGCGGACGGCTTAGAGCGCCGCCGTGACCGTGAACGAAGCAAAGAGAACAATTCCGTCGAAGATCCGCCGGCATCTTCTCCGCCTCCTCCTCCTCCGCCGAGGCGTGGCCGCGACAGAGATTCACGGGAACGGAGAGACGACAGAGATTTTGATCGCCGAGGTGGTCGTGGGGACTATTACGACCGTAACCGGTCTCCTCCTCCACCTCTTCGAGAGCGGGAGTACAAACGTGGACGGCCTAGTCCTagccctcctcctcctcttcctccttATCGAGACCGCCGTGGTGGATATTCTCCTCCTCACCGCCGTTCGCCTCCGTTTCCACCTTATAAGCGCTCGCGTAGAGATGACTATGATGGCGGCCGCCGTGGAAGCCCTAGAGGTGGTTTCGGGCACGGTGATCGAAG ATTTGGTTATGACTATCAACCCGGTTATGAGCGTGAGATGGGGGGTAGACCTGGTTATCCTGATGAGAGGCGTCACGGACGATTCGCAGGCCGCTCGGCTGGTGGCTATCGAG ACTGGGGGAAAGGCCGGGGAGGATTTGCAGATACTTTCGGCACAGGGAGCAGTCAAAG AGAGGGATTGAAGTCTTATAAGCAATTCATTCAGGAGCTTGAAGATGATATTTTGCCAGCTGAAGCTGAGCGCAG GTACCAAGAATACAAGTGTGGGTATATAGAAGCACAAAAAAGAGCTTATTTTAATGCACATAAAAATGAAGAATG GTTGAAGGACAAATACCATCCTACAAACTTAATTTCTGTTATTGAAAG GAGGAATGAGCTCGCAAGGAAATTGGCGAAGGATTTCCTACTTGATTTGCAGAGTGGAACTGTAGACAT AGGTCCTGGTGTTACACCTGCTTCTGCAAACAAGTCAGGACAGTCAAGTGACCCAAATTCCGACGAAGAAGCCGATGAAGGTGGGAAACGGAGGCGGCATGGAAGGGGACCCACTAAAGAAACTGATTTACTTTCAGTTGCTCCAAAGGCTCACCAAGTTAGTTCTGATCCCAGAAGAGTCCAGATTGATGTTGAACAAGCACAGGCACTTGTAAGGAAGCTTGACTCGGAGAAAGGAATAGAGGATAACATATTATCTCGATCTGATAATGATAGGGGAAGCAGAGACAAGTCGCATGGTTCCTCTGGCCCTGTTATTATCATAAGGGGCTTAACTTCAGTAAAAGGTCTCGAGGGAACTGAGCTGCTTGATACGCTTCTAACCTATCTGTGGCGCATTCACGGGGTTGATTATTATGGCACAACAGAGACAAATGAAGCTAAGGGTCTTCGGCACGTTAGAGGGGATGGCGGCAAGACTTCTGATGCAACAAGCAGTGGAGCAGAATGGGAAACAAAACTAGATTCGCATTGGCAAGACAGGCTGAAAGGTCAGGATCCTTTGGAGCTAATGGctgcaaaagaaaaaattgatgCAGCTGCTGCTGAAGCCTTAGATCCCTATGTACGTAAGATTAGGGATGAGAAGTATGGCTGGAAATATGGTTGTGGAGCCAAGGGTTGTACAAAGCTCTTCCATGCTGCCGAATTTGTCCATAAACATTTAAAGTTGAAACACCCTGATCTGGCAGTGGATGTTACGACTAAAGTACGTGAAGATTTGTACTTCCAGAACTATATGAA TGATGAAAATGCTCCTGGTGGGACTCCTGTAATGCTGCCATCTATGCCG ATAGAGAAGCCACTAAGGCGCCGGCCTGGGCTAGATGGCCGACTGAAGGATGACAGAGGGAGCCGTAGAGATCGTGATGGTCGAGCTAATGGTGGTGAAAGGTTTGATTTGTCTGACAACCCGAAATCTGGGGATTTTCAATCTAATAATGATGGTGCCAGTGGGGGAAATCCTGATGAAGAAATGTTTGATACTTTTGGTGGACAAGGGATTCCAGTTGCTCCTTTCCCTTCAGATATGGCTCCTCCGCCAGTGTTGATGCCTGTTCCTGGTGCTGG TCCTCTTGGGCCTTTTATTCCCGCGCCTCCTGATGTTGCAATGCGGATGATGCGAGAACAAGGAGGCCCTGGTCCTTTTGAAGGTGGTAGAAATGGGATGTCTGGGCCTGCAATAAGTGGGGGGGGCCCGATAATTGCTTTACCTCCTGCATTTCGACAGGATCCTCGTCGTTTGCGAAG CTATCAAGATCTTGATGCACCTGAGGATGAAGTTACTGTAATAGACTACAGGAGTTTGTAG
- the LOC107817814 gene encoding uncharacterized protein LOC107817814: MELTTTSQSLSYANLPKLPSLFPSRVNVCSSNSINILGFNCIPRKLKCNARKQLRQFGAIHASVAESNSTNVSVTWLLEFIGDGDARHIGSPTAKPGSLEIPSGAVTVGRLAEKADMVIPVPTVSAVHALLQSMEEYLVVTDLDSTNGTFIGEKRLRPGVAAAASPGSLLTFGDTNLAIFRVAKLEKMETPSEPEKAEANTEEEEPSSS; the protein is encoded by the exons ATGGAATTAACTACAACTTCACAGTCTCTTTCCTATGCTAATCTTCCAAAACTACCATCTCTGTTCCCATCTAGAGTTAATGTTTGTTCTTCCAATTCCATTAATATTCTTGGATTTAATTGCATACCCAGAAAGCTaaaatgcaatgcaagaaaacAACTGAGACAATTTGGAGCTATCCATGCTTCTGTGGCGGAGAGCAATTCAACTAATGTTTCTGTTACATGGCTTCTTGAATTTATAG GTGATGGAGACGCAAGACACATCGGTTCTCCAACTGCAAAGCCAGGCTCTCTTGAAATACCTTCT GGTGCAGTTACTGTCGGACGTCTTGCTGAGAAGGCAGATATGGTCATTCCGGTGCCTACAG TATCTGCTGTACATGCTCTGCTACAAAGCATGGAAGAGTATCTCGTAGTTACAGATTTAGACAGCACGAATGGCACGTTCATCGGAGAGAAGAGGCTCAGACCTGGTGTGGCTGCTGCTGCATCACCTGGAAGTCTCTTGACATTTG GGGACACCAATTTGGCGATATTCCGGGTAGCAAAGCTTGAGAAGATGGAAACTCCATCTGAACCAGAAAAAGCTGAAGCTAATACAGAGGAAGAGGAGCCAAGTAGCAGCTAA